A single genomic interval of Mycolicibacterium sp. MU0053 harbors:
- a CDS encoding APC family permease, protein MTDDTRTSEKPRLQGRLGPIAIVFMVVAAAAPLTVIGGNMPLAMGLGNGAGAPVGFAIAALVLLLFSVGFVTMTPHVPEAGAFYSYVTVGLGDRLGKGIAVVALIAYTAIQVGIYGYIGWAIDDTVKFYGGPQIPWPVYSFAVLAIVAVLGYRHIGLSAKVLGVALVLEIGIVAILDLVIVADPGPAGVTFASFTPEVVASGALGIAVLFALTGFIGFEATAVFRDEARDPQRTIPRATYAAVLIIGAFYAITCWAFVVAIGPDNVAAVAQQTLDGEANMLLDTTNDTLGRLGRDIVNVLLLTSLFACVLSFHNVIARYQFVLGGKGLLPRRLGAVHPGHQSPAFSSLVQTVTATVIVIIFAILGIDPLVGVFGSMAGVATVGMVLMMLTTTLAVLVYFLRNSEAARGRLWQTRVVPVAALLGLLGSLWLVLSNFTLVTGGSVAVSAVLAAVPFTGLVLGALAWKPGQPVNPPR, encoded by the coding sequence ATGACCGACGACACCCGCACGTCCGAGAAGCCCCGTCTGCAAGGGCGCCTCGGCCCCATCGCCATCGTGTTCATGGTGGTCGCGGCGGCCGCGCCGTTGACCGTCATCGGCGGGAACATGCCGCTGGCGATGGGTTTGGGCAACGGTGCCGGCGCGCCGGTCGGGTTCGCGATCGCCGCGCTGGTGCTGCTGCTGTTCAGCGTCGGGTTCGTGACGATGACCCCGCACGTGCCGGAGGCCGGCGCGTTCTACTCCTATGTCACCGTCGGGCTGGGGGACCGGCTGGGCAAGGGGATCGCCGTGGTCGCGCTGATCGCCTACACGGCGATCCAGGTGGGCATCTACGGCTACATCGGCTGGGCCATCGACGACACCGTGAAGTTCTACGGCGGTCCGCAAATACCCTGGCCTGTCTATTCATTCGCCGTGCTGGCGATCGTGGCGGTGCTCGGCTACCGGCACATCGGGCTGAGCGCGAAGGTGCTCGGCGTGGCGTTGGTGCTCGAGATCGGCATCGTCGCGATCCTGGATCTGGTGATCGTCGCCGACCCGGGCCCGGCCGGCGTGACCTTCGCCTCGTTCACCCCGGAGGTGGTGGCCAGCGGCGCGCTGGGAATCGCGGTGCTGTTCGCCCTGACCGGGTTCATCGGCTTCGAGGCCACCGCGGTGTTCCGGGACGAGGCCCGCGATCCGCAGCGCACCATTCCGCGGGCGACCTATGCCGCGGTGCTGATCATCGGCGCGTTCTACGCGATCACCTGCTGGGCGTTCGTCGTGGCGATCGGCCCCGACAACGTGGCCGCCGTCGCGCAACAAACCCTCGACGGTGAGGCCAACATGCTGTTGGACACCACCAACGACACCCTGGGCCGGCTCGGGCGCGACATCGTCAACGTGCTGCTGTTGACGAGCCTGTTCGCCTGCGTGCTGTCGTTCCACAACGTGATCGCGCGCTACCAGTTCGTGTTGGGCGGCAAGGGTCTGCTGCCGCGACGACTGGGCGCGGTGCACCCGGGGCATCAGTCGCCGGCGTTCTCGTCGCTGGTGCAGACCGTGACCGCCACGGTGATCGTGATCATCTTCGCGATCCTCGGAATCGACCCGCTGGTAGGGGTTTTCGGCTCGATGGCCGGTGTCGCGACCGTGGGCATGGTGCTGATGATGTTGACGACGACGCTCGCGGTGCTGGTGTACTTCCTGCGCAACTCCGAGGCGGCGCGCGGCCGGCTGTGGCAGACCCGGGTGGTGCCGGTCGCGGCGCTGCTGGGATTGCTGGGCAGTCTGTGGCTGGTGCTGTCGAACTTCACCCTGGTGACCGGCGGTTCGGTGGCGGTCAGCGCGGTGCTGGCGGCGGTGCCGTTCACCGGGCTGGTGCTCGGGGCGCTGGCCTGGAAACCCGGGCAACCCGTGAACCCGCCGCGGTGA
- a CDS encoding TldD/PmbA family protein, with translation MTARREVDADFLALPRHELAAAALEAALAAGASYADLRIQRISTDVVHMRDGELETAVESREIGLAVRVIVDGTWGFASHAELSTQVAADTARRAVYVATTLGPLNTERIELADEPVYRDVNWVSRYRIDPFEVPTAEKVELLGEYSGRLLAADGVDHVSAGLNCAKEQTFYADTFGSSITQQRVRLQSLLNAVAVDAASGTFESMRTLAPPTGRGWEAVRDDEIWDWSGELARIPDLLAEKTKAPSVVAGPTDLVIDPTNLWLTIHESIGHATEYDRAIGYEAAYAGTSFATPEKRGVLQYGSPVMNVTADRTVHYGLATVGYDDEGVQAQSWDLIRDGIFVGYQLDRVFAPRLGQARSNGCSYADSPHHVPIQRMANVSLQSADEDISTADLISRVEDGIYVVGDKSWSIDMQRYNFQFTGQRFFRIRNGELDGQLRDVAYQATTTDFWNSMEAVGGPSTWRLGGAFNCGKAQPGQVAAVSHGCPSALFRKVNVLNTRSEGAHS, from the coding sequence GTGACGGCCCGCCGCGAAGTCGACGCTGATTTCCTTGCCCTGCCGCGCCACGAGTTGGCCGCGGCCGCGCTGGAGGCTGCGTTGGCCGCCGGCGCCAGCTACGCCGACCTGCGTATACAACGCATCTCCACCGATGTGGTGCATATGCGCGACGGCGAACTCGAGACCGCGGTGGAGTCCCGCGAGATCGGGCTGGCCGTGCGGGTGATCGTCGACGGCACCTGGGGGTTTGCCTCCCACGCCGAGCTGTCGACCCAGGTGGCCGCCGACACCGCCCGCCGCGCGGTCTACGTCGCAACCACGTTGGGGCCGCTGAACACCGAGCGCATCGAACTGGCCGACGAGCCCGTCTATCGCGACGTGAACTGGGTGTCGCGGTACCGGATCGACCCGTTCGAGGTGCCGACCGCCGAGAAGGTCGAGTTGCTCGGCGAGTATTCGGGGCGACTGCTGGCCGCCGACGGCGTCGACCATGTCTCGGCGGGGTTGAACTGCGCCAAGGAGCAGACGTTCTACGCCGACACGTTCGGCTCGTCGATTACTCAGCAGCGGGTGCGCCTGCAGTCGCTGCTCAATGCGGTGGCCGTCGACGCCGCCTCGGGCACCTTCGAATCCATGCGCACGCTCGCGCCGCCGACCGGCCGCGGGTGGGAGGCCGTCCGCGACGACGAGATCTGGGACTGGAGCGGCGAACTCGCTCGGATTCCCGATCTGCTGGCCGAGAAGACCAAGGCGCCCAGCGTCGTGGCCGGACCCACCGATCTGGTCATCGATCCGACCAACCTGTGGTTGACCATCCACGAATCCATCGGGCACGCCACCGAATACGATCGCGCGATCGGCTATGAGGCCGCCTACGCCGGCACGTCGTTCGCCACCCCGGAGAAGCGGGGCGTGCTGCAGTACGGTTCGCCGGTGATGAATGTCACCGCCGACCGTACGGTCCACTACGGTTTGGCCACAGTCGGTTACGACGACGAGGGGGTGCAGGCCCAGAGTTGGGATCTGATCCGCGACGGCATCTTCGTCGGCTATCAACTGGACCGGGTGTTCGCGCCCCGGCTGGGTCAGGCGCGCTCCAATGGGTGCTCGTATGCCGACTCTCCGCACCATGTGCCCATCCAGCGGATGGCCAACGTGAGCCTGCAGTCCGCCGACGAGGACATCAGCACTGCGGATCTGATCTCCCGGGTCGAGGACGGCATCTACGTCGTGGGCGACAAGTCCTGGTCAATTGACATGCAGCGGTACAACTTCCAGTTCACCGGGCAGCGGTTCTTCCGGATCCGCAACGGGGAGCTCGACGGGCAGCTGCGCGATGTCGCCTATCAGGCGACCACCACCGATTTCTGGAATTCGATGGAGGCCGTCGGCGGGCCGTCAACGTGGCGGCTGGGCGGGGCGTTCAACTGCGGCAAGGCCCAGCCCGGTCAGGTGGCGGCCGTGAGCCACGGCTGCCCCTCGGCGTTGTTCCGAAAAGTCAACGTGCTCAACACCCGCAGCGAAGGAGCGCATTCATGA
- a CDS encoding metallopeptidase TldD-related protein, whose amino-acid sequence MIPAQQVVDLVLAEAARVGGADETIVMVRDTADASLRWAGNSMTTNGESVQRSTIVVAIVRSEDGAKVGSLSSTDVDPAAIPALVAASQNAARSAPDARDAVPLLSGGATPDDWDQAPAATGADAFGGVATALSRGFGGSDKLYGFAHHIVETTYLATSTGIRRRFTQPTGSVEINAKRGDASAWAGTSTPWFVEVPVDAMLAELSMRLDWSQRTVELPAGRYETIMPPSTVADMMIYLGWTMEGRGAQEGHTALAAPGGGTRVGEKLTELGLTLYSDPFAAGLECMPFVSVGGSSETMSVFDNGMDIERVDWIRDGVINALAYPRAAAAEFDVPVAVPASNLLMTGGTAELADMVAATERGLLLTTLWYIREVDPTALLLTGLTRDGVYLIEDGEVTAAVNNFRFNESPLELLRRATEAGISEVTLPREWGDWATRAQMPSLRIPDFHMSSVSQAQ is encoded by the coding sequence ATGATTCCGGCGCAGCAGGTGGTGGACTTGGTGCTGGCCGAGGCCGCGCGGGTCGGCGGGGCCGACGAGACCATCGTGATGGTGCGCGACACCGCCGACGCATCGCTGCGCTGGGCCGGTAATTCGATGACCACCAACGGCGAATCGGTGCAGCGCAGCACCATTGTGGTCGCCATCGTGCGGTCGGAGGATGGCGCCAAGGTGGGTTCGCTCAGTTCCACCGACGTGGACCCCGCGGCGATCCCGGCGCTGGTCGCGGCGTCGCAGAATGCCGCCCGCTCGGCCCCAGATGCCCGCGACGCTGTCCCGCTGCTGTCCGGCGGCGCGACCCCCGACGACTGGGATCAGGCGCCGGCGGCCACCGGAGCCGACGCCTTCGGTGGCGTCGCGACCGCGCTCAGTCGCGGTTTCGGGGGCTCCGACAAGCTGTACGGATTTGCCCATCACATCGTCGAAACCACCTATCTGGCAACCTCTACCGGGATTCGCCGCCGCTTCACCCAGCCCACCGGGTCGGTGGAGATCAACGCCAAACGCGGCGATGCCAGCGCGTGGGCCGGCACCAGCACGCCGTGGTTCGTCGAGGTTCCCGTCGATGCGATGCTCGCCGAACTGTCGATGCGGCTGGACTGGTCGCAGCGCACGGTGGAATTGCCGGCCGGCCGTTACGAGACGATCATGCCGCCGTCCACCGTCGCGGACATGATGATCTACCTCGGCTGGACCATGGAGGGCCGCGGCGCGCAGGAGGGCCACACCGCGTTGGCGGCCCCCGGCGGCGGCACCCGGGTGGGGGAGAAGCTCACCGAGTTGGGGTTGACGCTGTACTCGGATCCGTTCGCGGCCGGCCTGGAATGCATGCCGTTCGTCTCGGTGGGCGGCTCGTCGGAAACCATGTCGGTGTTCGACAACGGGATGGACATCGAGCGGGTCGACTGGATCCGCGACGGCGTGATCAACGCGCTGGCCTACCCGCGGGCCGCCGCGGCAGAATTCGACGTGCCCGTCGCGGTGCCGGCCTCGAACCTGCTGATGACCGGCGGCACAGCGGAATTGGCGGACATGGTAGCGGCCACCGAGCGCGGTCTACTGCTGACCACGCTGTGGTACATCCGCGAGGTGGACCCGACCGCCCTGCTGTTGACCGGGCTGACCCGCGACGGCGTGTACCTCATCGAGGACGGCGAGGTCACCGCGGCGGTCAACAACTTCCGGTTCAACGAAAGCCCGTTGGAGTTGCTGCGCCGAGCCACCGAGGCCGGAATTTCGGAGGTCACACTGCCGCGCGAGTGGGGCGATTGGGCCACGCGCGCGCAGATGCCGTCGTTGCGAATCCCGGACTTTCACATGTCCTCGGTCAGCCAGGCGCAATAG
- a CDS encoding P1 family peptidase, which yields MRTRDLGIVIGAHPTGPNNAITDVAGVRVGHTTLDESGTPEVHTGVTVIVPHQDIWTEPVFAGAHRLNGSGEMTGLEWIRESGELTTAIGLTNTHSVGVVRDALVAAQVAARGEGVYWSLPVVGETYDGLLSDINGFHVRPEHVEAALAAAADGPVAEGNVGGGTGMICHGFKGGIGTSSRVTDTAGGRYTVGVLVQANHGRRERLRINGFPAGERIDATVVPEPAIPPGYEPGSGSIIVVVATDAPLLPHQCARLAQRAALGVARVGGTGEQYSGDLMLAFSTGNRGIPPYAWDENVDVAQPEVAVRMLAPQLMTRLFDLTIEATEEAIVNAMVAATTMTGRNGLTVHALDHDLLRSSLADPSARRQEPR from the coding sequence ATGCGCACGAGGGATCTCGGCATCGTCATCGGGGCACACCCGACCGGGCCGAACAACGCCATCACCGACGTCGCGGGCGTGCGCGTCGGCCACACCACGCTCGACGAGTCCGGGACACCGGAGGTGCACACCGGGGTCACTGTGATCGTCCCGCACCAGGACATCTGGACCGAACCGGTGTTCGCCGGCGCCCACCGGCTCAACGGCAGCGGTGAGATGACGGGCCTGGAGTGGATCCGCGAATCCGGCGAGCTCACCACCGCGATCGGACTGACCAACACCCACAGCGTCGGCGTCGTACGGGACGCCCTGGTCGCCGCTCAGGTGGCCGCGCGCGGCGAGGGGGTCTACTGGTCGTTGCCGGTGGTGGGGGAGACCTACGACGGCCTCCTGAGCGACATCAACGGGTTTCACGTGCGGCCCGAGCACGTCGAGGCCGCCCTCGCCGCGGCCGCCGACGGGCCCGTCGCCGAGGGCAATGTCGGCGGCGGCACCGGCATGATCTGCCACGGCTTCAAGGGCGGCATCGGCACGTCCTCGCGGGTCACCGACACCGCCGGGGGCCGCTACACCGTCGGCGTCCTGGTGCAGGCCAACCATGGCCGTCGGGAACGCTTGCGAATCAACGGGTTTCCGGCCGGAGAGCGGATCGACGCCACCGTCGTTCCGGAGCCGGCGATCCCGCCGGGCTACGAGCCGGGCTCGGGTTCGATCATCGTGGTCGTAGCCACCGACGCGCCGCTGCTGCCGCATCAATGTGCGCGCCTGGCGCAGCGCGCCGCGCTGGGGGTGGCCCGGGTGGGCGGCACCGGCGAGCAGTACAGCGGGGACCTGATGTTGGCGTTCTCCACCGGCAATCGTGGCATCCCGCCGTACGCGTGGGACGAGAACGTCGACGTGGCGCAGCCGGAGGTGGCGGTCCGCATGCTCGCCCCGCAGCTGATGACCCGGCTCTTCGATCTGACCATTGAGGCCACCGAGGAGGCCATCGTCAACGCGATGGTCGCCGCCACCACCATGACCGGTCGCAACGGCCTGACCGTGCACGCGCTGGACCACGACCTGCTTCGCAGTTCGCTCGCCGACCCATCCGCCCGACGCCAGGAGCCTCGATGA
- a CDS encoding stealth family protein: MVRPHASYPLPDPAAIPREAMVEDLLFLRAVIAAARIDYLLIQGADRRPVIAIDQADRAVFAAALADAGARQPVHCAVVDAKIPHAIVLADAAFALSPEARIFRVFRPRAQRNDGLRHEQEAGVQIQLWSFTADTIVLPIPNALTRNAIPAREAVRTTVERYGHTWPTLQHMFTAHAGDVTFDIDLVFSWVDGADLQWQRQRAEAMAGHVHGAGDDSAARFRHVDELRYALRSVHMYAPWIRQIYVATDCARPHWLADDDRVRFVRSAEFFADPAALPTYNSQAVESQLHRIPGLSEHFIYANDDMFFGQPVGPETFFSPGGITKFIEDDTRIGLGSPEEDRSGFENSARVNRRLLHHRYGAVITRHLAHAPTPLRKSVVTEMETEFPDEFAATAASPFRARDNISVTNSLYHYYALLSGRAVVQQGAQTRYVDTTAKAGLREMKTLLKQRSVDFFCLNDDADEEVSPRKRAKAMTKFLRSYFPIPAPWERPDPEIG, translated from the coding sequence ATGGTGCGCCCGCACGCCAGTTACCCCCTGCCGGATCCCGCGGCGATCCCGCGCGAAGCGATGGTGGAAGACCTGCTGTTCCTGCGTGCCGTCATCGCCGCCGCGCGCATCGATTATCTGCTGATCCAGGGCGCCGATCGGCGGCCCGTGATCGCCATCGACCAGGCCGACCGCGCGGTCTTCGCCGCGGCCCTGGCCGACGCCGGCGCCCGCCAGCCCGTGCATTGCGCCGTGGTCGACGCCAAGATCCCGCACGCGATCGTCCTCGCGGACGCCGCGTTCGCGTTGAGCCCGGAGGCGCGTATTTTCCGGGTCTTTCGGCCGCGCGCACAGCGCAACGACGGCCTGCGCCACGAGCAGGAGGCCGGCGTCCAGATCCAGCTGTGGTCGTTCACCGCCGACACCATCGTGCTGCCGATCCCGAATGCGCTCACGCGCAACGCCATTCCCGCACGCGAGGCCGTGCGCACCACGGTGGAACGCTACGGCCACACCTGGCCGACATTGCAGCACATGTTCACCGCCCACGCCGGCGACGTCACCTTCGATATCGACCTGGTCTTCTCCTGGGTCGACGGCGCGGATCTGCAGTGGCAGCGCCAACGCGCCGAAGCGATGGCCGGCCACGTGCACGGCGCCGGCGACGACTCCGCGGCCCGGTTCCGGCACGTCGACGAACTGCGCTACGCGCTGCGCTCGGTGCACATGTATGCGCCCTGGATCCGGCAGATCTACGTCGCCACCGACTGCGCCCGCCCACACTGGCTGGCCGACGATGACCGGGTGCGGTTCGTGCGCAGCGCGGAGTTCTTCGCCGACCCAGCCGCGCTGCCCACCTACAATTCGCAGGCCGTCGAATCCCAATTGCACCGCATCCCGGGGCTGTCCGAGCACTTCATCTACGCCAACGACGACATGTTCTTCGGGCAACCGGTGGGGCCGGAAACGTTCTTCTCCCCCGGCGGGATCACCAAGTTCATCGAAGACGACACCCGGATCGGGCTGGGGAGCCCGGAGGAGGACCGCAGCGGCTTCGAGAACTCCGCCCGGGTCAACCGGCGCCTGTTGCACCACCGCTACGGCGCCGTGATCACCCGGCATTTGGCGCACGCCCCGACCCCGCTGCGCAAGTCGGTGGTGACCGAGATGGAAACGGAGTTTCCCGACGAGTTCGCGGCGACGGCCGCCAGCCCGTTCCGGGCCCGGGACAACATCTCGGTGACCAATTCCCTGTACCACTACTACGCGTTGCTCAGTGGCCGGGCCGTGGTGCAACAGGGTGCGCAGACGCGCTATGTCGACACCACCGCCAAAGCCGGTCTGCGGGAAATGAAGACGCTGCTGAAACAACGTTCGGTCGACTTCTTCTGCCTCAACGACGACGCCGACGAGGAAGTGTCCCCACGCAAGCGGGCCAAGGCCATGACGAAATTCCTGCGGTCCTACTTTCCGATTCCCGCCCCGTGGGAGCGTCCCGACCCGGAAATCGGCTAG
- a CDS encoding TetR/AcrR family transcriptional regulator has translation MARPNRQIERRTQILDATIALIERNELATLRIVDVAGELGLTANAVRYYFKDMAELLSELALRSDARFYDDRRQVIERTTDPATQLALTIAAGLPTGPEDAEWRAIWRAVLAAGFELDQRRDVQGIYHRQVGLYAGLLSSGAQAGVFRLTSPARDIAMTLMSMEDYLGYRIVARDPALDRETALRLMRQYAELATGAELPDTV, from the coding sequence GTGGCACGACCCAACCGCCAGATCGAACGTCGCACCCAAATTCTGGACGCCACAATCGCTTTGATCGAGCGCAACGAGCTGGCAACCCTGCGGATCGTGGACGTGGCCGGCGAACTGGGGCTCACGGCGAACGCAGTGCGTTATTACTTCAAGGACATGGCCGAGCTGCTGTCCGAGTTGGCGCTGCGCTCCGACGCCCGGTTTTACGACGACCGTCGGCAGGTCATCGAACGCACCACCGACCCGGCGACCCAACTCGCCTTGACCATCGCCGCGGGCCTGCCCACCGGGCCCGAGGACGCCGAATGGCGGGCCATCTGGCGGGCGGTACTGGCCGCCGGTTTCGAGCTGGACCAGCGCCGCGACGTGCAGGGCATCTACCACCGCCAGGTCGGGCTCTACGCCGGGCTGTTGAGCTCCGGCGCCCAGGCGGGGGTGTTTCGGCTGACGTCGCCGGCCCGCGACATCGCGATGACGCTGATGTCGATGGAGGACTACCTCGGCTACCGCATCGTCGCCCGCGACCCGGCGCTCGACCGGGAGACCGCGCTGCGCTTGATGCGCCAATACGCCGAACTCGCCACCGGCGCCGAGTTGCCCGACACCGTATGA
- a CDS encoding phosphodiesterase — MGEVREAEHGRPTHRLVHLSDTHLVGAGRLYGQLDAEARLQQILDEMLASQARVDALIFTGDLADRGERQAYTRLQELVAPVAIELGAQVIWVIGNHDDRANFRAQFLPDAPGAGAVDYVYDLAGLRVITLDTTVPGHHHGEIDEERLQWLAAQLATPAPHGTILAMHHPPIPCVQDLAVLVELREQARLARVLRGTDVRAILAGHLHYSTTATFAGIPVSVVAATCYTQDLNAPVGSQRGRDGAQSSNLVHVYPDTIVHSVVPIGTYATVGEAVSADETARRLEQAGIRIPGADLLRT; from the coding sequence ATGGGCGAGGTGCGTGAGGCCGAACATGGCCGTCCCACTCATCGACTGGTGCACCTGAGCGACACGCACCTGGTCGGGGCCGGGCGGTTATACGGACAACTCGATGCCGAGGCTCGACTACAGCAGATCCTGGACGAGATGCTGGCCTCGCAGGCCCGCGTCGACGCCCTGATCTTCACCGGCGATCTCGCCGACCGAGGTGAACGGCAGGCGTACACCCGGTTACAGGAGTTGGTCGCCCCGGTTGCCATTGAACTTGGCGCACAGGTGATCTGGGTGATCGGAAACCACGATGACCGGGCGAACTTCCGGGCGCAGTTCCTGCCGGATGCGCCCGGCGCCGGCGCCGTGGACTACGTCTACGACCTCGCCGGGCTGCGCGTGATCACCCTCGACACCACCGTGCCGGGACACCACCACGGGGAGATCGACGAGGAGCGGCTGCAGTGGCTGGCCGCGCAACTGGCGACCCCGGCCCCGCACGGCACGATCTTGGCGATGCACCACCCGCCGATCCCGTGCGTCCAGGATCTGGCGGTGCTGGTCGAACTGCGCGAACAGGCGCGGCTGGCTCGGGTCCTGCGGGGCACCGACGTGCGGGCGATCCTGGCCGGGCACCTGCACTATTCGACGACGGCCACGTTCGCCGGAATCCCCGTCTCCGTCGTGGCGGCCACCTGCTACACCCAGGACCTCAACGCGCCCGTCGGTTCGCAGCGGGGGCGCGACGGCGCCCAGTCGAGCAACCTCGTGCACGTCTATCCGGACACGATCGTGCACTCGGTGGTGCCCATCGGTACCTACGCGACCGTCGGGGAGGCGGTTTCGGCCGACGAAACCGCCCGCCGGCTGGAGCAGGCCGGGATCCGGATTCCCGGCGCGGATCTGCTGCGAACGTAG
- a CDS encoding threonine aldolase family protein, with amino-acid sequence MTTPRLAAFASDNAAPAHPAVLDALIRANDRAVAAYGNDPITERAAQRLRDAFACPDAEVLFAFTGTGANIIALSAAVRPWHEILCSDIAHVLLDETGGPVRISGAQLTRLPSDDGIIDAAELDRRVVRRGDVHHSQPSLVSLTQSTENGRIWPVAALREFVDRAHALDLLVHIDGSRVANAIAALGVEPYEAIGDADIVTVGGTKNGLLLGDAILVRRPERFDGIRFVQKQIGQLASKQRYVSAQFEAVLTDGLWLQTAAHANAMAAELSSGLRTLGFRLAVPTEANEVFVYLESAARERISRYALHQPDPLTPIYRFVCSWATTADEVSDVLELLRSG; translated from the coding sequence ATGACCACGCCCCGCCTCGCCGCGTTCGCCTCCGACAACGCCGCACCCGCCCATCCCGCCGTGCTCGACGCGCTGATCCGCGCCAACGACAGGGCCGTGGCGGCTTACGGCAACGACCCGATCACCGAGCGCGCCGCCCAGCGGTTGCGGGACGCCTTTGCCTGCCCCGACGCCGAGGTCCTGTTCGCCTTCACCGGCACCGGCGCCAACATCATCGCCCTGAGTGCCGCGGTGCGGCCCTGGCACGAGATCCTGTGCAGCGACATCGCCCACGTGCTGCTCGACGAGACGGGCGGCCCGGTCCGGATCTCCGGCGCCCAGCTCACCAGGCTGCCCAGCGACGACGGCATCATCGACGCGGCCGAGTTGGATCGCCGGGTGGTGCGCCGCGGCGACGTGCACCATTCGCAGCCGAGCTTGGTGTCGCTGACCCAGTCCACCGAAAACGGCCGAATCTGGCCGGTGGCGGCGCTGCGGGAGTTCGTCGACCGCGCCCATGCGCTGGACCTGCTGGTGCATATCGACGGGTCCCGGGTGGCCAACGCGATCGCGGCGCTGGGCGTCGAGCCCTACGAGGCGATCGGCGACGCCGACATCGTCACCGTCGGCGGCACCAAGAACGGCCTGCTGCTCGGCGACGCCATCCTGGTGCGCCGCCCCGAACGCTTCGACGGAATCCGCTTTGTGCAGAAGCAAATCGGACAACTGGCGAGCAAACAGCGTTACGTCTCGGCGCAGTTCGAGGCCGTGCTGACCGACGGACTGTGGCTTCAGACCGCGGCCCATGCCAACGCGATGGCCGCCGAACTCAGCAGCGGACTGCGCACGTTGGGATTTCGGTTGGCGGTACCGACGGAGGCCAACGAGGTCTTCGTGTACCTCGAGTCCGCTGCCCGCGAGCGCATTTCGCGCTACGCGCTGCATCAACCCGACCCGTTGACGCCGATCTACCGGTTCGTCTGCTCATGGGCCACCACCGCGGACGAGGTGTCGGACGTTCTCGAGCTACTGCGGTCGGGCTGA